The Arthrobacter burdickii genome window below encodes:
- a CDS encoding class I SAM-dependent methyltransferase has product MIVPDVSQNAVAVADHYDDLDPVYRRVWGEHVHHGLWATGRETPADAVEALVDTVGDRLHLKPGEACADIGCGYGSTARQLAATRAVGVTGMTLSTEQAQYAAAHPVPDVDIHLRDWLSNGLPDASVDAAWAIESSEHMVDKPTFFTEAHRVLSPGGRLVVCAWLAETDAGRWKIRHLLEPICREGRLPSMGTREEYEAMALAAGFAIADYEDVSHRVARTWTICGRRLVKALLVDREIRRLAFGSRNRISVLIFPRLILAYRTGAMRYGIFTLSKAREDGARREPGDSTQPERA; this is encoded by the coding sequence GTGATCGTCCCGGATGTCTCCCAGAACGCCGTGGCGGTCGCGGATCACTACGACGACCTGGATCCGGTCTATCGTCGAGTGTGGGGCGAGCACGTCCATCACGGGCTTTGGGCGACGGGCCGCGAGACTCCTGCCGACGCCGTCGAAGCGCTGGTCGACACGGTCGGCGATCGGCTACACCTCAAGCCCGGTGAGGCGTGCGCCGACATCGGCTGCGGCTATGGCTCCACCGCAAGACAGCTCGCGGCGACACGCGCGGTCGGCGTTACCGGCATGACGCTCTCCACGGAGCAGGCCCAGTATGCCGCCGCCCATCCCGTACCCGACGTGGACATCCATCTCCGCGACTGGCTCTCCAATGGGCTGCCCGATGCCTCGGTCGATGCCGCATGGGCGATCGAATCGAGCGAGCACATGGTCGATAAGCCGACGTTCTTCACCGAAGCGCATCGCGTGTTGTCGCCCGGCGGACGCTTGGTCGTCTGCGCGTGGCTTGCCGAGACCGATGCCGGCCGTTGGAAGATTCGCCACCTGCTCGAGCCGATCTGCCGCGAAGGGCGCCTGCCCTCGATGGGCACCCGCGAGGAGTACGAGGCGATGGCGCTGGCTGCGGGCTTTGCGATCGCTGACTACGAGGATGTCAGCCACCGCGTCGCGCGCACCTGGACAATCTGTGGCCGTCGACTTGTGAAGGCCCTGCTCGTCGATCGCGAAATCCGTCGCCTCGCCTTCGGCTCACGCAATCGCATCTCCGTCCTGATCTTCCCTCGCCTGATCCTGGCGTACCGCACCGGTGCGATGCGTTACGGGATATTCACGCTGTCGAAGGCGAGGGAGGACGGGGCGCGTCGCGAACCCGGCGACTCGACGCAGCCGGAGCGCGCCTGA
- a CDS encoding FAD-binding oxidoreductase: MISNAAIDELAASLPGRVSTSPVDLTDYSRDQGPVVQTILPSAVIRAQSVEDVQALLGWATRHGVPVVSRGAGSGLSGGAHATTGSVILSLELMNRIVEINPVDETAVVEPGVINADLNAAVAEHGLMYAPDPASYRWSTIGGNVATNAGGLRCAKYGVTRDSVLALDVVLADGTLVSTGHRTFKGVAGYDLTALMTGSEGTLGVIVGITVRLRYLPRAVRTLAAFFDSFPAAAAGVLAIGRARVQPAILELLDGRTLEALDGAHGSDLRQRGGSLLLIRTDGFGAAAEAEAIRAALVGLGASVSDEGSEEADRLVDLRRHSRGDEVDDLYRVGEDVAVPKSQLVRYVAELEAMASRHDVRLKVVAHAGDGNLHPTFWVDRSEGERAQERLEEALDESVRCALDLGGTITGEHGVGQYKRRWLPWEQSPEILELQARVKQAFDPLGILNPGKAIVS, from the coding sequence ATGATCAGTAACGCAGCTATCGATGAACTGGCAGCAAGCCTGCCGGGACGGGTGTCGACGTCACCGGTCGACCTGACCGACTACTCGCGCGATCAGGGCCCCGTTGTGCAGACGATCCTTCCGAGCGCGGTGATCCGGGCGCAGTCCGTCGAGGACGTACAGGCACTCCTCGGATGGGCAACACGTCATGGCGTGCCCGTCGTCAGCCGAGGTGCTGGGTCCGGTCTTTCGGGCGGCGCTCATGCGACCACGGGCAGCGTGATCCTGTCGTTGGAACTCATGAACAGGATCGTGGAGATCAACCCCGTCGACGAGACCGCCGTCGTCGAACCCGGTGTCATCAACGCCGACCTCAACGCTGCTGTCGCGGAGCACGGACTGATGTACGCCCCGGACCCCGCGAGCTACCGCTGGTCCACGATCGGCGGAAACGTCGCGACGAACGCCGGTGGCCTTCGCTGCGCGAAGTACGGCGTGACGCGTGACTCGGTCCTCGCACTCGACGTCGTGCTCGCGGACGGGACCCTCGTGTCCACCGGGCACCGGACGTTCAAAGGCGTGGCCGGCTACGACCTGACCGCACTGATGACCGGGTCCGAGGGGACGCTCGGCGTCATCGTCGGCATCACGGTGCGCCTTCGCTACCTGCCGCGCGCCGTGCGAACCCTGGCGGCGTTCTTCGACAGTTTCCCGGCGGCCGCCGCGGGTGTGCTCGCCATCGGTCGTGCCCGGGTGCAACCCGCCATCCTCGAGCTGCTCGACGGCAGGACGCTCGAGGCGCTGGACGGAGCCCACGGGTCCGACCTCCGCCAGCGCGGCGGCTCGCTCCTCCTCATCCGGACCGACGGATTCGGAGCTGCGGCCGAAGCGGAAGCGATCCGCGCCGCACTCGTCGGGTTGGGGGCGAGCGTCAGCGACGAGGGATCCGAGGAAGCCGACCGGCTCGTCGATTTGAGGCGGCACAGCCGCGGCGATGAGGTCGACGATCTTTACAGGGTGGGGGAGGACGTCGCCGTACCGAAATCGCAGCTGGTGCGTTATGTCGCGGAGTTGGAGGCCATGGCTTCCCGGCACGACGTCCGCCTGAAAGTCGTCGCGCATGCCGGGGACGGCAATCTCCATCCCACGTTCTGGGTCGACCGCAGTGAAGGCGAGCGGGCACAGGAGCGGCTGGAGGAAGCGCTGGATGAATCGGTCCGGTGTGCACTCGACCTCGGCGGGACGATCACGGGAGAGCATGGCGTGGGCCAGTACAAGCGCCGGTGGCTCCCATGGGAGCAGTCGCCTGAGATCCTGGAGCTGCAGGCGCGCGTCAAGCAGGCCTTCGACCCCCTCGGCATCCTCAATCCCGGCAAGGCGATCGTCTCCTGA
- a CDS encoding DUF4190 domain-containing protein — MSDNNPGSQGNSPYGQNPPQYGQNPPQYGQNQPQYGQNPPQYGQNQPQYGQSPSPYGQQPYGSGAGNYPGQQGYPGRPAENPGRTLGIIGFILAILIAPVGLVISIVALVKSRRARMGNGFALAGIIIGALFTIGLILLFALFAAAAPLIQEVATACQGVEPGTTVTVQGQTVTCP, encoded by the coding sequence ATGTCTGACAACAATCCGGGATCGCAGGGCAACTCGCCCTACGGTCAGAATCCGCCTCAGTACGGCCAGAATCCGCCTCAGTACGGGCAGAACCAGCCTCAGTACGGTCAGAATCCGCCCCAGTACGGGCAGAACCAGCCCCAGTACGGGCAGAGCCCCTCGCCGTACGGCCAGCAGCCGTACGGCTCAGGCGCGGGGAACTACCCCGGCCAGCAGGGCTATCCGGGCCGGCCCGCGGAGAATCCAGGCAGGACGCTGGGTATCATCGGATTCATCCTGGCCATCCTGATCGCCCCGGTGGGCCTGGTCATCAGCATCGTCGCACTCGTCAAATCCCGGCGGGCCAGGATGGGCAACGGGTTCGCGCTGGCGGGTATCATCATCGGCGCGCTGTTCACGATCGGCCTCATCCTGCTCTTCGCACTCTTCGCTGCAGCCGCCCCGCTCATCCAGGAAGTCGCCACTGCCTGCCAGGGTGTCGAGCCCGGCACGACGGTCACAGTACAGGGCCAGACAGTAACCTGCCCCTAG